The following are encoded together in the Iodobacter fluviatilis genome:
- the lysA gene encoding diaminopimelate decarboxylase has translation MLNYQQSHPHTRQSHAMIANSQIAQIAEQFSTPCWAYDAKVIRAQIARLRQFDVIRFAQKASSNVHLLRLMREEGVLVDSVSVGEVERALVAGYVPDDAAQHAPIVFTADLLDKTALQRVVELNIPVNCGSPQMLQQLGEAHPGHPVWLRINPGFGHGHSRKTNTGGEQSKHGIWFEHLAQSLAIIDQYSLKLIGLHMHIGSGVDYDHLQSVCDAMIAQVKSCAHDLSAISIGGGLSIPYQDGEDVVDTDHYFQIWNSARQEIEAFLGHKISMEIEPGRFLMAQSGCLISELRAQKQVGNNFFALVDAGFNDLARPAMYGSYHRISTYAPDGTPRSSAPHPTVVAGPLCESGDVFTQIEGGEVTSQNLPSCEIGDLFVFHDTGAYGASMSSNYNSRPLIPEVLVDGETITQIRRRQTVQELIALEL, from the coding sequence TTGCTAAATTATCAGCAATCTCACCCACACACTCGCCAGAGTCACGCCATGATTGCTAACAGCCAGATTGCCCAGATTGCCGAACAATTTTCCACCCCCTGCTGGGCCTATGATGCCAAAGTCATCCGCGCACAAATCGCCCGTCTGCGCCAATTTGATGTGATTCGCTTTGCGCAAAAAGCCTCCAGCAATGTGCATTTATTAAGACTGATGCGTGAGGAAGGCGTGCTGGTGGATTCGGTTTCAGTTGGTGAAGTAGAGCGTGCACTGGTGGCGGGCTACGTGCCAGATGATGCAGCCCAGCACGCACCGATTGTTTTTACTGCAGATTTGCTAGATAAAACCGCGCTGCAACGCGTGGTTGAGCTCAATATCCCAGTGAACTGTGGCTCACCACAGATGCTGCAGCAGCTGGGTGAAGCTCATCCAGGGCATCCAGTCTGGCTACGAATCAACCCAGGCTTTGGACACGGCCATAGCCGTAAAACCAATACCGGTGGCGAGCAAAGTAAGCATGGCATCTGGTTTGAACACCTCGCGCAAAGCTTAGCCATTATCGATCAGTACAGCCTAAAGCTAATTGGCTTGCATATGCATATTGGCTCCGGCGTGGATTACGATCACCTGCAAAGCGTGTGCGATGCGATGATTGCCCAAGTAAAAAGCTGCGCTCACGATTTATCGGCCATTTCTATTGGCGGCGGCTTGTCTATCCCTTATCAAGATGGCGAGGATGTAGTCGACACCGATCATTATTTTCAGATTTGGAATAGCGCACGCCAGGAAATTGAAGCCTTTTTAGGGCATAAAATCAGCATGGAGATCGAGCCTGGCCGCTTTCTAATGGCGCAATCGGGCTGCTTAATTTCTGAGTTACGTGCGCAAAAACAAGTGGGGAATAACTTCTTTGCACTGGTCGACGCGGGTTTTAATGATCTGGCCCGCCCCGCCATGTATGGTAGCTATCACCGTATCAGCACTTATGCACCGGATGGCACCCCCCGCAGCTCTGCCCCCCACCCTACCGTTGTGGCTGGGCCGCTATGTGAATCAGGCGATGTATTTACCCAGATTGAGGGCGGCGAAGTGACCAGCCAGAACTTACCCAGTTGCGAAATTGGCGATCTGTTTGTGTTTCACGATACCGGAGCCTACGGTGCCAGCATGTCGTCCAACTACAATTCCCGCCCCTTAATCCCTGAAGTATTGGTCGATGGCGAGACCATCACCCAAATACGCCGCCGTCAAACGGTACAAGAATTAATTGCACTAGAACTGTAA
- a CDS encoding class II glutamine amidotransferase — MCQLLGMNCNVPTDIVFSFEGFRQRGGLTDQHSDGWGIAFFEGDGCRMFLDYLPSVSSPIAEFVRAYPLKSTNVIAHIRKATQGQVSLANTHPFRRELWGRYWIFAHNGNLPEPPSLTSSRFLPVGSTDSEHAFCWILSELAQRFVSCPPLAVLKQALAELAQVLMALGTFNFLLSNGSALFAHCSTDLHYLIRQAPFTLAHLNDTDVSIDFSEVTSKNDRVAVIATQPLTDNETWIKMAPGELLCFVDGMPSA; from the coding sequence ATGTGCCAATTACTCGGTATGAATTGTAATGTGCCTACCGATATTGTGTTTTCGTTTGAAGGGTTTCGCCAGCGTGGTGGTTTGACCGATCAACATTCTGATGGCTGGGGCATCGCTTTTTTTGAAGGGGATGGTTGTCGCATGTTTTTGGATTATCTGCCATCGGTTAGCTCACCGATTGCAGAGTTTGTGCGTGCTTATCCCCTCAAATCGACCAATGTGATTGCGCATATTCGTAAAGCCACGCAGGGGCAGGTTAGCCTTGCCAATACCCATCCGTTTCGGCGTGAGCTATGGGGGCGTTATTGGATATTTGCACATAATGGTAATTTACCAGAGCCGCCAAGCTTAACAAGTAGTCGTTTTCTACCTGTAGGAAGCACCGATAGCGAGCATGCATTTTGCTGGATTTTATCTGAGCTAGCCCAACGCTTTGTGAGCTGCCCACCCTTGGCGGTATTAAAACAAGCATTGGCTGAGCTGGCGCAGGTCTTGATGGCTCTAGGCACGTTTAATTTCTTACTTTCTAATGGCAGCGCTCTGTTTGCCCACTGTAGTACCGATTTGCACTATCTGATTAGGCAAGCGCCTTTCACGCTTGCACACTTAAATGATACCGATGTCAGCATCGATTTTTCTGAAGTCACCAGCAAAAATGATAGGGTTGCGGTGATTGCCACCCAGCCACTCACTGATAATGAAACATGGATCAAAATGGCACCGGGAGAATTGCTATGCTTTGTGGATGGCATGCCAAGCGCTTAA
- a CDS encoding enoyl-ACP reductase FabI has product MGFLAGKKILITGLLSDRSIAYGIAQAAKREGATLAFTYVSENLRQRVVDLAKDFDTDLVLPCDVASDEQITDLFVELAKHWDAIDGLVHSIGFAPREALKGDYLDAVTRESFHIAHDISSYSFAALAKAARPMLSDGASLVTMTYLGAERAIPSYNVMGLAKASLEANVRYMAAALGPDRAIRVNAVSAGPIKTLAAAGIANFGTLLKKAAEGTPMKRNVTQEEVGNVTAFLLSSLSSGMTGEVVMVDCGFSHGAGSSGE; this is encoded by the coding sequence ATGGGCTTTCTCGCCGGCAAAAAAATCTTGATTACCGGTCTATTGTCAGACCGCTCTATTGCCTACGGCATTGCTCAGGCAGCTAAACGTGAAGGTGCTACGCTGGCCTTCACTTATGTAAGTGAAAACTTGCGTCAGCGTGTAGTTGATCTGGCAAAAGACTTTGATACCGATTTGGTACTGCCCTGTGATGTAGCCAGTGATGAGCAGATTACTGATTTATTCGTAGAGCTTGCTAAGCATTGGGACGCAATTGATGGCTTGGTTCACTCGATTGGTTTTGCCCCACGCGAAGCCTTGAAGGGCGATTATCTGGATGCGGTCACGCGTGAATCTTTCCATATTGCGCATGACATCAGCTCTTACAGCTTTGCTGCTTTAGCTAAGGCCGCGCGCCCAATGCTGAGCGATGGTGCTTCGCTCGTGACCATGACTTATCTGGGCGCTGAACGTGCTATCCCTAGTTACAATGTAATGGGCTTGGCAAAAGCATCATTAGAAGCCAATGTACGTTATATGGCTGCAGCATTAGGCCCAGATCGCGCGATTCGTGTGAATGCCGTTTCTGCAGGCCCGATCAAAACGCTAGCCGCTGCTGGGATTGCCAACTTTGGTACGCTGCTGAAAAAAGCGGCCGAGGGCACTCCGATGAAGCGTAATGTCACGCAAGAAGAAGTCGGCAATGTAACCGCCTTCTTGTTATCTTCGCTGTCCTCAGGCATGACGGGTGAAGTTGTGATGGTCGATTGTGGCTTTAGCCATGGTGCGGGCTCAAGCGGTGAATAA
- the ygfZ gene encoding CAF17-like 4Fe-4S cluster assembly/insertion protein YgfZ → MAWTDLLAHTPLDAALADLEQGAVMSPLDAFGVIAFSGEETQPFLQGQLSSDVRALRENAAQYSSYSTPKGRMLASFLVFRRGDDYCLQVVAELQAAIQKRLSMFVMRSKTKARDASGELFLLGVAGPLAAAKLASVVGALPESDFSSVHSEQCTVIALPGQRYQLAIAHDAALALWQQLLAAGILPADESLWRLSDIRAGAPWVTTATQEAFVAQMANMELIGGVSFTKGCYPGQEIVARTQYLGKLKRRMYRASLAVDHAEAGQDVFSSEMNGQASGKLMLAAKAGQGRWEVLVVAQIASLEHGLHLAAVDGPALEILDLPYALA, encoded by the coding sequence ATGGCTTGGACTGATCTTTTGGCGCATACACCACTCGATGCGGCTCTCGCCGATTTAGAGCAAGGCGCTGTGATGAGCCCGCTGGATGCGTTTGGCGTGATTGCGTTTAGTGGTGAAGAAACTCAACCCTTTTTGCAAGGGCAGCTTTCTAGCGATGTGCGTGCCTTAAGGGAAAATGCGGCTCAGTACTCTAGCTATTCCACGCCTAAGGGCCGGATGTTGGCGAGCTTTTTAGTGTTTCGCCGTGGGGATGATTATTGCCTGCAAGTGGTCGCAGAGTTGCAAGCCGCCATCCAAAAGCGTTTAAGCATGTTTGTGATGCGCTCCAAAACCAAGGCCAGAGACGCCAGTGGTGAGTTATTTTTACTGGGCGTGGCAGGCCCTTTGGCTGCAGCAAAATTAGCCAGTGTTGTAGGCGCATTGCCTGAGAGTGATTTTAGCAGTGTGCATAGCGAGCAATGCACGGTGATTGCTTTGCCTGGCCAGCGCTATCAATTAGCGATTGCCCACGATGCCGCCCTAGCGCTTTGGCAGCAGTTGTTGGCAGCGGGAATTTTGCCAGCCGATGAATCACTATGGCGTTTAAGCGATATTCGCGCAGGCGCTCCTTGGGTTACCACGGCAACACAGGAAGCCTTTGTTGCGCAGATGGCTAATATGGAGCTAATCGGCGGTGTGAGTTTTACCAAAGGCTGCTATCCAGGGCAAGAAATTGTGGCGCGCACCCAATATTTGGGTAAATTAAAGCGCCGCATGTATCGTGCTAGCCTTGCAGTAGATCACGCTGAAGCTGGGCAAGATGTATTTAGTAGTGAAATGAATGGCCAAGCAAGTGGTAAGCTAATGTTGGCTGCAAAGGCGGGTCAAGGCCGGTGGGAAGTGCTGGTGGTGGCACAAATTGCTAGCTTAGAGCATGGTTTACACCTTGCTGCAGTGGATGGCCCTGCGCTTGAAATCCTTGATTTACCCTATGCATTAGCGTGA
- a CDS encoding AsmA family protein: MKKIRMMLICLLFLFVLIISLPLLIPLNSYKPQLETRLSALLQAQVQLENIEFAYQPLPVFSLNGVKIDGGAGSIEKIRVPLSVFNLFHYGKSLKNVEVDGVRLSPSFAFSLPKRFAALEQGRITLGDVLLTKSSVVWDQNELGPIDGLMKFAANGAFADLQLADKQGHIEVHIQPSGENIRLIMQATSWEIPLGYPVVFEKLYMSGEGSSTGLLIDDIRGESYGGVLRGKALLTWDDDWVLAGQVSVKGVHTEPFSKVFSTTTFVSGRMDGEGVFNYHAKDYLKLFAYPMVDVDFLLRDGALHNLDLITQLRSGSPASGRGGQTRFDTLKGKMVFKDSTLQLKNLALDAGKFSAQGAVSIAKAGRLEGGVSARLQSGVLAISNHIRIGGI, from the coding sequence ATGAAAAAGATAAGAATGATGTTGATTTGTTTGCTTTTTTTGTTTGTTTTAATTATTAGCTTACCTTTGCTTATTCCCTTAAATAGCTATAAACCGCAGCTAGAAACACGCCTTTCTGCACTACTACAGGCGCAAGTTCAGCTAGAAAACATCGAATTTGCCTATCAACCACTGCCTGTTTTTAGCCTAAATGGCGTAAAAATAGATGGTGGGGCTGGCTCTATTGAAAAAATTCGTGTGCCTTTAAGTGTTTTTAATTTGTTTCATTACGGAAAAAGTTTGAAAAATGTTGAAGTTGATGGGGTGAGATTGTCTCCGTCCTTTGCTTTTTCTTTGCCGAAACGCTTTGCAGCTTTAGAGCAAGGGCGTATTACGCTGGGCGATGTGCTGCTCACTAAATCCAGCGTGGTATGGGATCAAAATGAATTAGGCCCGATTGATGGGCTGATGAAGTTTGCTGCTAATGGGGCGTTTGCTGATTTGCAATTGGCCGATAAGCAAGGTCATATTGAGGTGCATATCCAGCCAAGCGGGGAAAATATTCGGCTGATAATGCAAGCCACAAGCTGGGAGATTCCTTTAGGTTATCCCGTGGTGTTTGAAAAGCTATATATGAGCGGTGAAGGATCATCTACTGGCTTGTTGATCGATGATATCCGTGGTGAATCTTATGGCGGCGTATTACGTGGCAAGGCCCTGCTCACTTGGGACGATGATTGGGTGCTGGCGGGGCAGGTCAGTGTAAAGGGGGTACATACCGAGCCATTTAGCAAAGTATTTAGCACAACAACCTTTGTTTCTGGGCGTATGGATGGGGAGGGGGTGTTTAATTATCATGCTAAAGATTATTTAAAACTGTTTGCTTACCCTATGGTGGATGTCGATTTCTTATTGCGTGATGGTGCTCTGCATAATCTTGATTTAATTACGCAATTAAGGTCTGGTAGCCCAGCATCTGGGCGGGGTGGGCAAACACGTTTTGATACGCTTAAAGGTAAAATGGTGTTTAAAGACAGTACATTACAGCTCAAAAACTTAGCCCTAGATGCAGGTAAATTTAGTGCGCAGGGTGCTGTCAGTATTGCTAAGGCAGGGCGGTTAGAAGGCGGTGTTTCAGCGCGTTTGCAAAGTGGCGTTTTAGCGATTTCTAACCATATTCGTATCGGGGGGATTTAA
- a CDS encoding PaaI family thioesterase, translating to MECTNEGSVRFTAQADERRLNPMCDVHGGFAAMVLDSVTACAVHSMLEAGASYATVDLNVKMVKAIPKNTELLAEVKVLHISKSIGVSEGSIKSADSTLLAHATATCVIRC from the coding sequence ATGGAGTGCACCAACGAAGGCTCGGTACGCTTTACAGCACAGGCCGATGAGCGACGTTTGAATCCTATGTGTGACGTACACGGTGGCTTTGCCGCCATGGTGCTAGATTCAGTCACCGCCTGCGCCGTACACAGCATGCTAGAAGCAGGGGCAAGCTACGCCACTGTCGATTTAAATGTGAAAATGGTAAAAGCAATTCCTAAAAACACCGAGCTACTGGCAGAGGTTAAGGTTTTGCATATTTCCAAGAGCATCGGTGTTTCAGAAGGATCAATCAAATCAGCCGATAGCACCCTGTTAGCGCATGCCACAGCCACCTGCGTGATTCGATGCTAG
- a CDS encoding class I SAM-dependent methyltransferase, which translates to MIGLLQAGASPEICEQIAALGLPLWSELPCDAAHYLCWQNERLELVTIGEKGTVAVDFVGGAAAHRRQFGGGRGQPVAKAVGIKGEYVPRVLDATAGLGRDAFVLASLGCEVTLIERSPVAVALLLDGLRRAQADTTIGKIVGRMRLVFGDGHQELAKLLAGQAFNYLFNPPATVPEFDVVFLDPMFPDPTKRAKSKKEMAAFQTVIGDDPDANDLLLPARKIAKKRVIVKRPRIAPLMAGVKADFVLGGESTRFDGYLPLSR; encoded by the coding sequence ATGATAGGCCTATTGCAAGCGGGTGCTAGCCCTGAAATATGTGAGCAAATAGCCGCCTTAGGACTGCCGCTTTGGAGTGAGTTGCCTTGTGACGCTGCCCATTATCTTTGCTGGCAAAATGAGCGACTAGAGCTAGTCACGATCGGCGAGAAAGGCACGGTTGCGGTCGATTTTGTTGGCGGAGCGGCGGCGCACCGTCGGCAATTTGGCGGAGGCCGTGGCCAGCCGGTGGCCAAAGCGGTAGGAATTAAAGGCGAGTACGTGCCAAGAGTTCTCGATGCTACGGCAGGTCTTGGCCGGGATGCTTTTGTTTTGGCATCTTTAGGCTGTGAAGTCACGCTGATTGAGCGCTCACCTGTGGCCGTGGCCCTATTACTAGATGGCTTACGCCGCGCTCAGGCCGATACCACCATTGGCAAGATCGTGGGCCGAATGCGTTTAGTGTTTGGTGATGGCCATCAAGAGCTGGCTAAACTACTGGCGGGGCAGGCGTTTAACTATTTATTTAATCCACCTGCTACCGTGCCTGAATTTGACGTAGTGTTTTTAGACCCGATGTTTCCAGACCCAACAAAACGCGCCAAATCTAAAAAAGAAATGGCCGCGTTTCAAACCGTGATTGGCGACGACCCAGATGCGAATGATTTGCTGCTACCCGCAAGGAAAATTGCTAAAAAACGCGTGATTGTTAAACGTCCTCGCATTGCCCCCCTTATGGCAGGGGTAAAGGCTGATTTTGTATTGGGTGGAGAAAGTACGCGTTTTGATGGCTATTTGCCATTGAGCCGCTAG
- a CDS encoding M90 family metallopeptidase, with amino-acid sequence MPISIDIFRWNSPMFDFLRQRRRRQYLSRQPIKDALWQNMLALPLLRGLSTAELAQLRDHAAWFLHTKTITPVHGLEINDELRLLIAVQAALPVMNLGFDAYDDWQEVVLYPGRFISRDLYTDSIGLVHQEMRVLSGQARHKGSVLLSMQDVIEAPYHPSSNVVIHEMAHKLDMRSGSANGCPPLHQGMSYARWKKVFSRAYLQLSRRAQMGEESTIDLYAAENPAECLAVCSETFFAAPHLLLESYPDVYQQLNLFYRQDPAARRPQYQYRPVFMMGGWA; translated from the coding sequence ATGCCCATCTCTATTGATATCTTCCGCTGGAATTCGCCTATGTTTGATTTTTTGCGCCAGCGCCGCAGGCGGCAGTATTTATCTAGGCAGCCGATTAAAGACGCTTTATGGCAAAACATGCTGGCACTGCCATTATTGCGCGGCTTAAGCACGGCCGAGCTTGCGCAGCTCAGGGATCATGCCGCGTGGTTTTTACATACAAAAACCATTACACCCGTGCATGGGCTGGAGATTAACGATGAGCTGCGTTTGCTGATCGCGGTGCAAGCCGCCTTGCCGGTGATGAATCTAGGCTTTGATGCCTATGATGATTGGCAAGAAGTGGTGCTCTATCCTGGGCGCTTTATCAGCCGAGATCTATATACAGATTCGATTGGCCTTGTGCATCAGGAAATGCGGGTGTTATCGGGGCAAGCGCGGCATAAAGGCTCGGTATTGCTATCGATGCAAGACGTGATTGAAGCGCCCTATCATCCAAGTAGTAATGTGGTGATTCATGAAATGGCGCATAAGTTGGATATGCGCTCCGGTAGCGCTAATGGCTGCCCGCCTTTGCACCAGGGCATGAGCTATGCTCGCTGGAAAAAAGTGTTTTCTCGCGCTTATTTACAGTTAAGTAGGCGGGCTCAAATGGGGGAAGAAAGCACAATTGATCTCTATGCTGCAGAAAATCCGGCAGAATGTCTGGCTGTGTGCAGCGAAACGTTTTTCGCCGCCCCCCATTTATTGCTTGAGAGTTATCCTGACGTGTACCAACAACTCAATTTATTTTATCGCCAAGACCCAGCTGCACGTAGGCCGCAGTATCAATACAGACCCGTGTTTATGATGGGAGGCTGGGCATGA
- a CDS encoding sialidase family protein has protein sequence MTFKGTLLFGLAAACLLAINAQKAPSEMRFALAKQPKISASTPQMEVQRLRAPVPAAHSASIIALRNGERIAFWFGGSREGATDVSVWASRYQNGKWIKPWIVATPAQSSKDQWRYIKKVGNPVPVLDSQGRLQLFYVSVSMGGWATSTLNRMTSTDNGQSWGPASKIITSPFFNLSTLVRTHAVQLEDGGFLLPVYHELARKFGELLQFNREGQLVRKIRMNAEGENLQPAVIAHSPTDAFALLRNSGPSRQLMLQQSHDGGAHWSPIQQLNIKNPDSAIAVERMPDGRLIMAHNPRSDGRSELALSVSQDGKNWKKIKVIENTPGMEFSYPTLLVNDEIMDLVYTWERSEIHHVRFNRAWLDGAQP, from the coding sequence ATGACGTTTAAAGGGACTTTGCTGTTTGGCCTTGCCGCAGCCTGCTTACTTGCCATCAACGCCCAAAAAGCGCCAAGTGAAATGCGCTTTGCCTTAGCCAAGCAGCCTAAAATATCCGCCAGCACGCCGCAAATGGAAGTGCAACGCCTGCGTGCGCCTGTGCCTGCTGCGCATAGCGCCAGCATCATCGCGCTACGTAACGGTGAGCGCATCGCATTTTGGTTTGGCGGCTCGCGTGAAGGCGCTACCGACGTCAGCGTTTGGGCTTCTCGTTATCAAAATGGCAAATGGATTAAGCCTTGGATTGTGGCCACGCCCGCGCAAAGCTCAAAAGACCAATGGCGCTATATTAAAAAAGTGGGCAATCCTGTGCCTGTGCTCGATAGCCAAGGGCGTTTGCAGCTGTTTTATGTATCGGTATCCATGGGCGGTTGGGCGACCAGCACGCTCAACCGCATGACCTCGACCGACAACGGCCAGAGCTGGGGCCCTGCCAGCAAAATAATTACCAGCCCTTTCTTTAACTTATCCACACTGGTGCGTACCCACGCCGTGCAGCTGGAGGACGGCGGCTTTTTGCTACCGGTGTATCACGAGCTAGCGCGTAAATTTGGTGAGCTACTGCAATTTAACCGCGAAGGCCAGCTGGTACGCAAAATTCGCATGAATGCCGAGGGCGAAAACCTGCAACCCGCCGTAATCGCCCACAGCCCAACCGATGCCTTTGCTCTATTAAGAAACAGCGGCCCAAGCCGCCAATTAATGCTGCAACAAAGCCATGATGGCGGTGCGCATTGGAGCCCGATTCAACAGCTCAACATCAAAAATCCTGACTCCGCAATTGCAGTAGAACGCATGCCAGATGGCCGGCTCATCATGGCGCATAACCCGCGCAGTGACGGGCGCAGCGAGCTGGCGCTCAGTGTTTCGCAAGACGGCAAAAATTGGAAAAAAATCAAAGTGATCGAAAACACCCCAGGCATGGAATTCTCCTACCCCACCCTGCTGGTTAACGACGAAATCATGGATTTAGTCTACACATGGGAACGCTCTGAGATCCACCATGTGCGCTTTAACCGCGCTTGGCTAGATGGAGCTCAGCCATGA
- a CDS encoding type I restriction enzyme endonuclease domain-containing protein, translating into MTEDQLEQEALSWLVETGYRHLCGYDIAPDGKDAERGDYVQPVLIERLRSAIARLNPLIPLVAREDAIKQVLDLGTPALLAANRHFHGLLVNGVPVQYQKDGETRGDFVRLIDFAEVSTNEFLAVNQYTLKGAKHTRRPDIILFVNGLPLVLLELKNPADENADIYKAFEQIQTYKAQIPDVFQYNEILVISDGSEARMGSLSANAERYMQWRTIDGISLDPLGQFNELETLIRGILAPEYLLDYLRFFVLLDDDFLAEVRNLPERNLAVELLERLLEGEIKSKFASNVVQQKKFSELLTDVVKRYQNRSIETAQVMEELVAMAKKFREAALRGESLGLSEDEVKFYDALANNESAVRELPDETLKRIAHELTTNLRKNISVDWSQRESVRAKLRIMVKRILRKYGYPPDFQEEAIQMVLQQAEALGAEWV; encoded by the coding sequence ATGACCGAAGACCAATTAGAACAAGAAGCCCTGAGCTGGCTCGTTGAAACAGGTTATCGCCATCTCTGCGGCTATGATATTGCGCCCGATGGTAAAGACGCTGAGCGTGGTGATTATGTGCAGCCGGTTTTAATTGAACGTCTGCGGTCTGCTATTGCACGATTAAATCCTTTGATTCCCTTGGTGGCGCGTGAAGATGCTATTAAACAGGTGCTGGATTTAGGAACACCTGCTTTATTGGCGGCGAATCGGCATTTTCATGGCCTGCTGGTGAATGGTGTGCCAGTGCAATATCAAAAAGATGGCGAAACGCGCGGAGATTTTGTGCGGCTGATTGATTTTGCAGAAGTTAGCACAAATGAATTTCTGGCGGTTAATCAGTACACATTGAAAGGCGCAAAACATACCCGTAGGCCGGATATTATTTTGTTTGTAAATGGCTTGCCGCTGGTGCTTTTGGAGCTTAAAAATCCTGCCGATGAAAATGCGGATATTTATAAAGCATTCGAGCAGATTCAAACTTATAAAGCGCAAATTCCTGATGTGTTTCAGTACAACGAAATTCTGGTGATTTCGGATGGGTCTGAGGCGCGGATGGGATCTTTATCAGCTAATGCCGAGCGCTATATGCAATGGCGCACGATTGATGGCATTAGCCTTGATCCATTAGGGCAATTTAATGAATTAGAAACGTTGATTCGCGGCATTCTTGCACCGGAATATCTGCTGGATTATTTGCGCTTTTTTGTACTGTTGGATGATGATTTCTTGGCTGAAGTGCGTAATCTGCCTGAGAGAAATCTGGCCGTAGAATTGCTGGAGCGCTTGCTGGAAGGGGAAATCAAATCCAAGTTTGCCAGCAATGTGGTGCAGCAGAAGAAGTTTTCTGAGCTACTGACTGATGTGGTTAAACGTTATCAAAACCGTAGCATCGAAACCGCACAAGTGATGGAAGAGCTGGTCGCCATGGCCAAGAAATTTCGTGAGGCGGCTTTGCGTGGCGAATCCTTGGGATTATCAGAAGACGAAGTGAAGTTTTATGATGCACTGGCCAATAATGAATCGGCAGTACGTGAGCTGCCGGACGAAACCCTTAAACGCATTGCGCATGAGCTTACGACCAATTTGCGAAAAAATATCAGCGTGGATTGGTCGCAACGGGAAAGCGTGCGTGCCAAATTGCGGATTATGGTGAAACGCATCCTGCGTAAATACGGCTATCCGCCTGATTTTCAGGAAGAAGCGATTCAAATGGTGCTGCAACAGGCTGAGGCACTGGGGGCGGAGTGGGTGTGA
- a CDS encoding DUF6933 domain-containing protein, translating to MLVFHYSTAAGAELKAPEKKAAQSEAALDIPQDAWHWQLHAVRIKRKLVFVVMEQQSRFVMVFWELKKGDVVGLVQQFLERLLFLLGMQCRETGALDEASMQLALQRVVEKCQQIHFTKGTDRSVQAHINEVIMVCRREVGSCGCLPDGIAEAAWFDNNQNGFLRTVRGGAYFYPKEALFRSWLHSYSTQSEDDISAAIARHQQLRLEELAMRLNPVLTQSLPDDVNANAAVQAMMAKLMNRAGN from the coding sequence ATGCTGGTTTTTCATTATTCAACAGCGGCGGGTGCGGAATTGAAAGCGCCCGAGAAAAAAGCGGCTCAGTCTGAAGCTGCGCTGGATATTCCTCAGGATGCATGGCATTGGCAGCTGCATGCAGTACGCATTAAGCGCAAGCTGGTGTTTGTGGTCATGGAGCAGCAAAGCCGCTTTGTGATGGTATTTTGGGAGCTGAAAAAAGGCGATGTTGTTGGTTTGGTTCAGCAGTTTTTAGAGCGTCTGCTCTTTTTGCTGGGTATGCAATGCAGGGAAACGGGGGCGCTAGACGAAGCCAGTATGCAGTTGGCTCTGCAGCGGGTGGTGGAAAAGTGTCAGCAAATCCACTTTACCAAGGGAACCGACCGCAGCGTACAGGCGCACATCAACGAAGTCATTATGGTTTGCCGTCGTGAAGTGGGAAGCTGCGGTTGCCTGCCTGATGGTATCGCTGAGGCGGCTTGGTTTGATAATAACCAGAACGGGTTTCTTCGCACGGTACGCGGTGGCGCTTATTTTTATCCGAAAGAAGCGCTGTTTCGTAGCTGGTTACACAGCTACAGCACGCAGAGCGAGGATGATATTAGTGCCGCCATCGCGCGCCATCAGCAATTGCGTCTGGAAGAATTAGCAATGCGACTTAATCCAGTGTTGACGCAGAGCCTGCCGGACGATGTTAACGCGAACGCTGCGGTGCAGGCGATGATGGCGAAGCTGATGAATAGGGCTGGCAACTAG